In Thioalkalivibrio paradoxus ARh 1, the following are encoded in one genomic region:
- a CDS encoding aminoacyl-tRNA deacylase, protein MNLAHTLKAFLDHRGVQYEIVGHPHTASANRSAEAAHVPGDALAKGVVVEDSGRYLLVVLPATRRLKLGRLHHALGSHVGLATEPEVAELFADCEAGAVPALGTAYGLETVLDDAMAAQDEVFIEGGDHESLIRLRGETFRSLLGDVRQGDFSVHI, encoded by the coding sequence ATGAATCTGGCGCACACGCTGAAGGCGTTTCTGGACCATCGCGGCGTGCAATACGAAATCGTGGGCCATCCGCACACCGCATCGGCAAACCGATCCGCGGAGGCGGCGCATGTGCCCGGCGACGCGCTGGCCAAGGGCGTCGTAGTCGAGGACTCGGGGCGGTACCTGCTCGTCGTGCTGCCGGCGACTCGCCGCCTGAAGCTTGGGCGGCTGCACCATGCGCTCGGCAGCCATGTCGGGCTCGCCACCGAGCCGGAAGTCGCCGAACTGTTCGCGGACTGCGAAGCCGGAGCGGTGCCGGCGCTGGGTACAGCCTATGGCCTGGAAACCGTGCTCGACGACGCGATGGCGGCGCAGGACGAGGTCTTCATCGAGGGCGGAGACCATGAATCGCTGATACGGCTGCGCGGCGAGACCTTCCGCAGTCTGCTGGGCGACGTCCGCCAGGGCGATTTCAGCGTGCATATCTGA
- the rnk gene encoding nucleoside diphosphate kinase regulator produces MTERPTLTLSSLDLHRIEQLLDALSHDALQAHASLLEELERANVVEPGEVPPTVVTMNSTVRFRTEPDGKEFERTLVYPAGFDGSPEKVSVLAPIGSAMLGLSVGDSIEWPAPRGGTMTVRIMEILYQPESSGEFHR; encoded by the coding sequence ATGACCGAGCGACCGACGCTGACCCTTTCGTCCCTGGATCTGCACCGCATCGAGCAATTGCTCGATGCCCTGTCGCACGATGCGTTGCAGGCGCACGCTTCGCTGCTCGAAGAGCTCGAACGGGCCAACGTGGTGGAGCCTGGCGAGGTGCCGCCGACCGTGGTCACGATGAATTCCACCGTTCGCTTCCGGACCGAACCGGACGGCAAAGAGTTCGAGCGCACGCTGGTCTACCCTGCAGGCTTCGACGGCAGTCCGGAAAAGGTCTCGGTGCTGGCCCCCATCGGCAGCGCGATGCTGGGGCTTTCCGTGGGTGACAGCATCGAATGGCCGGCGCCCCGCGGCGGCACGATGACGGTACGCATCATGGAGATCCTCTACCAGCCGGAGTCCTCCGGCGAATTCCACCGCTGA
- a CDS encoding form I ribulose bisphosphate carboxylase large subunit gives MAVKTYEAGVKEYREKYWTPDYVPLDTDLLACFKVTGQPGVPREEVAAAVAAESSTGTWSTVWSELLTDLEYYKGRAYRIEDVPGDKESFYAFVAYPLDLFEEGSIVNVLTSLVGNVFGFKALKHLRLEDIRFPIAYIKTCMGPPSGIQVERDKLNKYGRPMLGATIKPKLGLSAKNYGRAVYECLRGGLDLTKDDENVNSQPFMRWQNRFEFVAEAVMKSQAETGERKGHYLNVTAPDPEQMYERAEFAKELGMPIVMHDFLTGGFTANTGLAKWCRKNGVLLHIHRAMHAVIDRHPKHGIHFRVLAKCLRLSGGDHLHTGTVVGKLEGDRNSTLGFVDQLRESFVPEDRARGVFFDQDWGSMPGVFAVASGGIHVWHMPALVSIFGDDSVLQFGGGTQGHPWGNAAGAAANRVALEACVKARNEGRELEREAREILTDAARHSPELAIAMETWKEIVFEFETVDKLDVG, from the coding sequence ATGGCAGTTAAGACCTATGAAGCCGGTGTCAAGGAATACCGGGAAAAGTATTGGACCCCGGACTATGTCCCGCTCGACACTGACCTGCTGGCCTGTTTCAAGGTCACCGGTCAGCCCGGTGTCCCCCGCGAAGAGGTGGCCGCAGCCGTGGCCGCGGAAAGCTCGACCGGTACCTGGAGCACCGTCTGGTCCGAGCTGCTGACCGACCTCGAGTACTACAAGGGCCGCGCCTACCGAATCGAGGACGTGCCCGGCGACAAGGAATCGTTCTACGCGTTCGTGGCCTATCCGCTCGACCTGTTCGAAGAAGGCTCGATCGTGAACGTGCTGACCTCGCTGGTCGGCAACGTGTTCGGCTTCAAGGCGCTGAAGCACCTGCGTCTGGAAGACATCCGCTTCCCGATCGCGTACATCAAGACCTGCATGGGTCCGCCCAGCGGCATCCAGGTCGAGCGCGACAAGCTCAACAAGTACGGCCGTCCGATGCTCGGCGCGACGATCAAGCCCAAGCTCGGTCTGTCCGCCAAGAACTACGGCCGCGCGGTGTACGAGTGCCTGCGTGGCGGCCTTGATCTGACCAAGGACGACGAGAACGTCAACTCGCAGCCGTTCATGCGCTGGCAGAACCGTTTCGAATTCGTCGCCGAGGCGGTGATGAAGTCGCAGGCCGAGACCGGCGAGCGCAAGGGTCACTACCTGAACGTGACCGCCCCGGACCCCGAGCAGATGTACGAACGCGCCGAGTTCGCGAAGGAACTGGGCATGCCGATCGTCATGCACGACTTCCTGACCGGGGGATTCACTGCCAACACCGGTCTGGCCAAGTGGTGCCGCAAGAACGGCGTTCTGCTGCACATCCACCGCGCGATGCATGCGGTCATCGACCGTCATCCGAAGCACGGCATCCATTTCCGCGTGCTCGCCAAGTGCCTGCGTCTGTCCGGTGGTGACCACCTGCACACCGGCACCGTCGTCGGCAAGCTCGAGGGCGACCGCAACTCCACGCTCGGCTTCGTCGACCAGCTGCGCGAATCCTTCGTGCCGGAAGACCGTGCCCGCGGCGTATTCTTCGACCAGGACTGGGGCTCGATGCCCGGCGTGTTCGCGGTCGCCTCCGGTGGCATCCACGTGTGGCACATGCCGGCGCTGGTGTCGATCTTCGGTGATGACTCGGTGCTGCAGTTCGGTGGCGGCACGCAGGGTCATCCCTGGGGCAACGCGGCCGGTGCAGCCGCCAACCGCGTCGCGCTGGAAGCCTGCGTGAAGGCACGCAACGAAGGCCGTGAACTCGAGCGCGAAGCGCGCGAGATCCTGACCGACGCCGCCCGTCACAGCCCGGAACTCGCGATCGCGATGGAAACCTGGAAAGAGATCGTGTTCGAGTTCGAGACCGTGGACAAGCTGGACGTTGGCTGA
- a CDS encoding ribulose bisphosphate carboxylase small subunit, with the protein MATSYEMGDYQTAQTLETFGFLPKLSQDEVHEQIAYIIAQGWSPAIEHEHPSKAFNHYWTMWKLPFFGDTDLGHVVAELEACRRAYPDHHIRLLGYDAYAQTQGASFVVYEGRG; encoded by the coding sequence ATGGCAACCAGTTACGAAATGGGCGACTACCAGACTGCCCAGACGCTCGAAACCTTCGGCTTCCTGCCCAAGCTTTCGCAGGACGAAGTGCACGAGCAGATCGCCTACATCATCGCCCAGGGCTGGAGCCCGGCGATCGAGCACGAGCATCCGAGCAAGGCGTTCAATCACTACTGGACGATGTGGAAGCTGCCGTTCTTCGGCGATACCGACCTCGGCCACGTGGTCGCCGAGCTCGAAGCCTGCCGCCGCGCCTATCCGGATCACCACATCCGGCTGCTGGGCTACGACGCCTATGCCCAGACCCAGGGTGCGTCCTTCGTGGTGTACGAAGGCCGCGGCTGA